Proteins from one Syngnathus scovelli strain Florida chromosome 17, RoL_Ssco_1.2, whole genome shotgun sequence genomic window:
- the gigyf2 gene encoding GRB10-interacting GYF protein 2 isoform X6, producing MAETQTLNFGPEWLRALSGGASSGGGGGGSSSNNAVSSPPLSPVLPKYKLADYRYGREEMLALYVKDNKIPIDLHDKEFLPILQEEPFPPLALVSFTEEEQRNFSLSVNSAAVFRRGSGAVVSAPRGRSTSRGRGRGRGDGGFYQRSFDDVEGFGRGGREMHRSQSWEERGDRRFEKPGRKDADVAPGHFQLNHVRNNYEDAGLGLSRKHDFTRSESENWRTSRDDQNDVPRSAAWHPEQRRRIPFDSREDERTYRRQRSGSGSLDDDRDALPEWCLEDADEEAGTFDSSGAFLSLKKASKEPILEEAELDFKPLEECEEALEEEDSQPKETKETEIEAKQNSDRKVFTGVSIMSEETPPVPPPAVGTIPEAQSASPGHLNLTEEPERQPPLERPPEPCKVAQHVPLSNSMSLPNSRISATLTEVRMQSSSMQTPAEVLVAMNNPLPFSSSVLAPISRPAAVSHDTDEDEGLKHFEQEAEKMVAYLQDGVADDDRLAAKAPEKPKAAGLPLTHKTALKWFYKDPQGEIQGPFNNQEMAEWFQAGYFTMSLLVKRGCDDIFQALGEMMKIWGRVPFTPGPAPPPLQGDADQERLKRQQELTALNLYQLQQLQYQYLLRQQYAQALAQQKAAVLSSAPLQQQQQHQQQLNTLQQQYQALKIRTSESLLPPVTRSLSVPDSGSVWEMQNPSSQASCTPNLPTATSSTWDGSSVWDLPIDSVAKAPTIEQMQQLEKSKAAKLELERREAELRAKREEEERKRLEEALRARQEEERKRLEEEELARQKQEDALRRQREQEEAQRRKKEQEERLAQEEALRRLEERRREEEERKKREDFLRKQEEERRKQEELEALRRREEEKRAEEEAAAAAAAAAAAAALAQQQQEEQKRREQEAQRQQELQRQRQQQQEALRRLQQQQQLAQMKLPLSSKWGHQSANASNKNQNTLSLAEIQKLEEERERQALEEQQRQQQELLKLQQHQALQQAQQAQAKLSGWGHAAKQPPVTKSLLEIQREEAQQMKQKKAPQQQQQNHILAQPTRPQNKTTSLSNSVWGSVNITPCSNWAADSSSIWGDTHNSNMGFWDEAVKEAVQQPPPTKKGNAQKNKGNANLSNFTSGRANKKVEEEEKLLRLFQGVNKSQQDGFMQWCERTLHSLNTANNLDVPTFASFLKEVDSPYEVHDYVKAYLGDTPEAKDFAKQFLERRAKQNANQQKTSPPPQQKQGQALKQQQDSVWGGTGSSTLYLGNHTSGQHKQHHQQPPPPQQRFETVTSGKKKKKQKMVRADPSLLGFSVNASSERLNMGEIETVEDF from the exons ATGGCCGAGACCCAGACACTTAACTTTGGACCAGAATG GCTCCGTGCCCTTTCTGGAGGTGCAAGcagtggcggcggtggcggaggaagcagcagcaacaacgccGTTAGCTCGCCACCTCTCTCGCCTGTATTGCCAAAGTACAAGCTTGCAGACTATCGTTACGGAAGAGAGGAAATGTTAGCACTTTATGTCAAAGACAACAAG ATCCCTATAGACTTGCATGATAAGGAGTTCCTGCCCATATTGCAAGAGGAACCTTTCCCGCCTCTGGCACTTGTTTCTTTTACAGAGGAAGAACAG AGAAATTTTTCCTTGTCTGTAAACAGCGCTGCCGTATTCCGACGAGGAAGCGGCGCAGTAGTGAGTGCGCCTCGAGGCCGAAGTACCTCAAGGGGTAGAG GTCGAGGAAGAGGAGACGGAGGGTTTTACCAAAGAAGTTTTGATGATGTGGAAGGTTTTGGCCGTGGGGGCAGGGAGATGCATCGCTCCCAGAGCTGGGAGGAAAG gggcgataGAAGATTTGAAAAGCCAGgccggaaagacgcgg ATGTGGCGCCAGGACATTTCCAGCTGAATCACG TGCGAAACAACTACGAGGATGCCGGGCTGGGCCTGTCGAGGAAACACGACTTCACGCGCTCAGAGAGCGAGAATTGGCGTACCTCTCGTGACGATCAGAACG ATGTACCTCGGAGCGCGGCGTGGCATCCGGAGCAGCGGCGCCGCATTCCGTTTGACTCGCGAGAAGACGAACGCACCTACAGGAGGCAGCGTTCGGGCAGCGGCAGCTTGGACGACGACAGGGACGCTCTGCCCGAGTGGTGCCTGGAGGACGCGGACGAAGAGGCGGGCACCTTCGACTCGTCGGGGGCCTTTCTCTCACTCAAG AAAGCCTCCAAAGAGCCCATCCTGGAGGAGGCCGAGTTGGATTTTAAACCCTTGGAAGAGTGTGAGGAGGCCCTAGAGGAGGAAGACAGTCAGCCCAAGGAGACCAAAGAAACAGAAATAGAAGCCAAGCAAAATTCTGACCGAAAAG TATTCACGGGGGTGAGCATAATGTCAGAGGAGACCCCACCTGTTCCCCCGCCCGCCGTTGGGACAATCCCCGAGGCCCAGTCTGCGTCGCCCGGCCACCTCAACCTGACGGAGGAACCCGAAAGGCAACCCCCCTTGGAGCGACCGCCAGAACCCTGCAAAGTTGCTCAGCACGTCCCGTTGTCCAACAGCATGTcgctacccaactcgcggatttcCGCCACCCTCACAg AAGTTCGCATGCAGTCGTCCAGCATGCAGACGCCCGCAGAAGTGCTCGTGGCTATGAACAATCCCCTGCCCTTTTCTTCAAGTGTGTTAGCCCCAATTTCCAGGCCTGCCGCCGTGTCACATGACACGGATGAAGACGAGGGTTTGAAGCACTTTGAACAG GAGGCAGAGAAAATGGTGGCTTACCTCCAGGACGGCGTGGCGGACGATGACAGACTGGCTGCCAAAGCCCCCGAAAAACCCAAAGCTGCAGGCCTGCCGCTCACTCACAAGACCGCACTCAAGTGGTTTTACAAAGACCCTCAAGGGGAGATACAGG GTCCGTTCAACAACCAGGAGATGGCCGAATGGTTCCAGGCGGGTTACTTCACCATGTCTCTCCTGGTGAAAAGAGGCTGCGATGACATCTTTCAGGCCTTGGGGGAGATGATGAAGATTTGGGGGAGAGTCCCTTTCACGCCGGGCCCCGCGCCTCCACCCCTGCAG GGTGACGCCGACCAAGAAAGGTTGAAGCGGCAGCAGGAGCTCACTGCGCTCAACCTTTACCAGTTGCAGCAGCTTCAATATCAATACCTCTTGAG GCAGCAGTATGCTCAGGCCCTGGCCCAGCAGAAGGCGGCGGTGCTGAGCTCGGCTCCTcttcaacagcagcagcaacaccaACAGCAGCTCAACACGCTTCAGCAGCAATACCAAGCTCTCAAGATAAG AACATCGGAGAGCCTTCTACCTCCTGTTACACGGTCCCTATCTGTACCCGACTCCGGTTCTGTATGGGAAATGCAGAATCCGTCCTCACAGGCTTCTTGCACACCAAACCTCCCCACAGCCACGTCAAGCA CATGGGATGGTAGCAGTGTGTGGGACTTGCCTATAGACTCCGTGGCGAAGGCGCCGACCATCGAGCAGATGCAGCAGTTGGAGAAATCAAAGGCTGCAAAG TTGGAACTGGAGAGGCGCGAAGCTGAACTGAGAGCcaaaagagaagaagaagagaggaAACGACTGGAGGAGGCTCTGCGGGCTCGTCAAGAGGAGGAGCGTAAGcgcctggaggaggaggagctggcGAGACAAAAACAG GAGGACGCTCTAAGAcgacagagagaacaggaggagGCGCAACGGAGAAAAAAGGAGCAAGAAGAGAGACTAGCGCAGGAGGAAGCCCTGCGAAGACTTGAGGAGAGGagaagagaggaggaggagaggaagaaaAGGGAGGACTTCCTTCGCAAACAG GAGGAGGAGCGCAGAAAACAAGAGGAGCTGGAGGCATTAAGGAGGCGCGAGGAGGAGAAGCGAGCAGAGGAGGAGGctgcagcggcagcagcggcggcagcagcggcggctgCCCTTGCTCAGCAACAGCAGGAGGAGCAAAAGCGGAGGGAGCAGGAGGCGCAGAGACAGCAGGAGCTGCAGAGAcagaggcagcagcagcaggaggctCTCAGAAGactgcaacagcagcagcagcttgcaCAAATGAAG CTTCCGTTGTCATCCAAGTGGGGTCATCAGTCCGCCAACGCCAGCAACAAGAATCAGAACACCCTGTCACTGGCCGAGATCCAGAAACTGGAAGAGGAGCGGGAAAGACAGGCACTAGAAGAG CAGCAGCGTCAGCAGCAGGAGCTCCTGAAGCTGcagcagcaccaggccctgcagCAGGCCCAGCAGGCCCAGGCCAAGCTGTCGGGGTGGGGGCACGCCGCTAAGCAGCCCCCAGTGACCAAGTCTCTGCTGGAgattcagagggaggaagcgcaGCAGATGAAACAGAAGAAGGCGCCCCAACAGCAGCAACAGAATCACATCTTGGCCCAGCCGACCCGGCCGCAGAACAAAACT ACATCTCTGAGCAACTCCGTATGGGGTTCCGTGAACATCACCCCTTGCTCAAACTGGGCGGCGGACTCCAGCAGCATCTGGGGGGACACCCACAACTCCAACATGGGCTTCTGGGACGAAGCTGTGAAGGAGGCAGTCCAGCAGCCCCCGCCCACCAAGAAAGGAAATGCGCAGAAAAACAAGGGCAATGCCAATCTCAG TAATTTTACGAGTGGACGAGCCAACAAGaaggtggaggaggaagagaagctgcTCAGGTTATTCCAAGGGGTCAATAAGAGCCAGCAGGACGGCTTCATGCAGTGGTGCGAGCGCACTCTCCACAGCCTCAACACAGCCAACAATCTGGACG TTCCCACGTTTGCGTCGTTCCTCAAAGAAGTGGACTCACCGTACGAGGTGCACGACTACGTCAAGGCCTACCTGGGGGACACTCCCGAGGCCAAGGACTTTGCCAAGCAGTTCCTGGAGCGTCGTGCCAAACAGAACGCTAATCAGCAAAaaacgtcgccgccgccgcagcagaAGCAAGGGCAAGCCCTGAAACAGCAGCAG GATTCTGTGTGGGGAGGAACGGGATCATCAACGCTCTACCTGGGCAACCACACAAGTGGTCAGCACAAGCAACATCATcaacagccgccgccgccgcagcagcgCTTTGAGACGGTCACCTcagggaagaagaaaaagaagcagaAAATGGTCCGTGCGGATCCCAGCCTTCTAG GTTTTTCTGTTAACGCATCGTCCGAGAGACTGAACATGGGCGAGATTGAGACTGTGGAGGATTTTTAA
- the gigyf2 gene encoding GRB10-interacting GYF protein 2 isoform X5 — MAETQTLNFGPEWLRALSGGASSGGGGGGSSSNNAVSSPPLSPVLPKYKLADYRYGREEMLALYVKDNKIPIDLHDKEFLPILQEEPFPPLALVSFTEEEQRNFSLSVNSAAVFRRGSGAVVSAPRGRSTSRGRGRGRGDGGFYQRSFDDVEGFGRGGREMHRSQSWEERGDRRFEKPGRKDADVAPGHFQLNHAASPMTNFAVRNNYEDAGLGLSRKHDFTRSESENWRTSRDDQNDVPRSAAWHPEQRRRIPFDSREDERTYRRQRSGSGSLDDDRDALPEWCLEDADEEAGTFDSSGAFLSLKKASKEPILEEAELDFKPLEECEEALEEEDSQPKETKETEIEAKQNSDRKVFTGVSIMSEETPPVPPPAVGTIPEAQSASPGHLNLTEEPERQPPLERPPEPCKVAQHVPLSNSMSLPNSRISATLTEVRMQSSSMQTPAEVLVAMNNPLPFSSSVLAPISRPAAVSHDTDEDEGLKHFEQEAEKMVAYLQDGVADDDRLAAKAPEKPKAAGLPLTHKTALKWFYKDPQGEIQGPFNNQEMAEWFQAGYFTMSLLVKRGCDDIFQALGEMMKIWGRVPFTPGPAPPPLQGDADQERLKRQQELTALNLYQLQQLQYQYLLRQQYAQALAQQKAAVLSSAPLQQQQQHQQQLNTLQQQYQALKIRTSESLLPPVTRSLSVPDSGSVWEMQNPSSQASCTPNLPTATSSTWDGSSVWDLPIDSVAKAPTIEQMQQLEKSKAAKLELERREAELRAKREEEERKRLEEALRARQEEERKRLEEEELARQKQEDALRRQREQEEAQRRKKEQEERLAQEEALRRLEERRREEEERKKREDFLRKQEEERRKQEELEALRRREEEKRAEEEAAAAAAAAAAAAALAQQQQEEQKRREQEAQRQQELQRQRQQQQEALRRLQQQQQLAQMKLPLSSKWGHQSANASNKNQNTLSLAEIQKLEEERERQALEEQQRQQQELLKLQQHQALQQAQQAQAKLSGWGHAAKQPPVTKSLLEIQREEAQQMKQKKAPQQQQQNHILAQPTRPQNKTTSLSNSVWGSVNITPCSNWAADSSSIWGDTHNSNMGFWDEAVKEAVQQPPPTKKGNAQKNKGNANLSNFTSGRANKKVEEEEKLLRLFQGVNKSQQDGFMQWCERTLHSLNTANNLDVPTFASFLKEVDSPYEVHDYVKAYLGDTPEAKDFAKQFLERRAKQNANQQKTSPPPQQKQGQALKQQQDSVWGGTGSSTLYLGNHTSGQHKQHHQQPPPPQQRFETVTSGKKKKKQKMVRADPSLLGFSVNASSERLNMGEIETVEDF, encoded by the exons ATGGCCGAGACCCAGACACTTAACTTTGGACCAGAATG GCTCCGTGCCCTTTCTGGAGGTGCAAGcagtggcggcggtggcggaggaagcagcagcaacaacgccGTTAGCTCGCCACCTCTCTCGCCTGTATTGCCAAAGTACAAGCTTGCAGACTATCGTTACGGAAGAGAGGAAATGTTAGCACTTTATGTCAAAGACAACAAG ATCCCTATAGACTTGCATGATAAGGAGTTCCTGCCCATATTGCAAGAGGAACCTTTCCCGCCTCTGGCACTTGTTTCTTTTACAGAGGAAGAACAG AGAAATTTTTCCTTGTCTGTAAACAGCGCTGCCGTATTCCGACGAGGAAGCGGCGCAGTAGTGAGTGCGCCTCGAGGCCGAAGTACCTCAAGGGGTAGAG GTCGAGGAAGAGGAGACGGAGGGTTTTACCAAAGAAGTTTTGATGATGTGGAAGGTTTTGGCCGTGGGGGCAGGGAGATGCATCGCTCCCAGAGCTGGGAGGAAAG gggcgataGAAGATTTGAAAAGCCAGgccggaaagacgcgg ATGTGGCGCCAGGACATTTCCAGCTGAATCACG CAGCTTCCCCAATGACGAATTTCGCAGTGCGAAACAACTACGAGGATGCCGGGCTGGGCCTGTCGAGGAAACACGACTTCACGCGCTCAGAGAGCGAGAATTGGCGTACCTCTCGTGACGATCAGAACG ATGTACCTCGGAGCGCGGCGTGGCATCCGGAGCAGCGGCGCCGCATTCCGTTTGACTCGCGAGAAGACGAACGCACCTACAGGAGGCAGCGTTCGGGCAGCGGCAGCTTGGACGACGACAGGGACGCTCTGCCCGAGTGGTGCCTGGAGGACGCGGACGAAGAGGCGGGCACCTTCGACTCGTCGGGGGCCTTTCTCTCACTCAAG AAAGCCTCCAAAGAGCCCATCCTGGAGGAGGCCGAGTTGGATTTTAAACCCTTGGAAGAGTGTGAGGAGGCCCTAGAGGAGGAAGACAGTCAGCCCAAGGAGACCAAAGAAACAGAAATAGAAGCCAAGCAAAATTCTGACCGAAAAG TATTCACGGGGGTGAGCATAATGTCAGAGGAGACCCCACCTGTTCCCCCGCCCGCCGTTGGGACAATCCCCGAGGCCCAGTCTGCGTCGCCCGGCCACCTCAACCTGACGGAGGAACCCGAAAGGCAACCCCCCTTGGAGCGACCGCCAGAACCCTGCAAAGTTGCTCAGCACGTCCCGTTGTCCAACAGCATGTcgctacccaactcgcggatttcCGCCACCCTCACAg AAGTTCGCATGCAGTCGTCCAGCATGCAGACGCCCGCAGAAGTGCTCGTGGCTATGAACAATCCCCTGCCCTTTTCTTCAAGTGTGTTAGCCCCAATTTCCAGGCCTGCCGCCGTGTCACATGACACGGATGAAGACGAGGGTTTGAAGCACTTTGAACAG GAGGCAGAGAAAATGGTGGCTTACCTCCAGGACGGCGTGGCGGACGATGACAGACTGGCTGCCAAAGCCCCCGAAAAACCCAAAGCTGCAGGCCTGCCGCTCACTCACAAGACCGCACTCAAGTGGTTTTACAAAGACCCTCAAGGGGAGATACAGG GTCCGTTCAACAACCAGGAGATGGCCGAATGGTTCCAGGCGGGTTACTTCACCATGTCTCTCCTGGTGAAAAGAGGCTGCGATGACATCTTTCAGGCCTTGGGGGAGATGATGAAGATTTGGGGGAGAGTCCCTTTCACGCCGGGCCCCGCGCCTCCACCCCTGCAG GGTGACGCCGACCAAGAAAGGTTGAAGCGGCAGCAGGAGCTCACTGCGCTCAACCTTTACCAGTTGCAGCAGCTTCAATATCAATACCTCTTGAG GCAGCAGTATGCTCAGGCCCTGGCCCAGCAGAAGGCGGCGGTGCTGAGCTCGGCTCCTcttcaacagcagcagcaacaccaACAGCAGCTCAACACGCTTCAGCAGCAATACCAAGCTCTCAAGATAAG AACATCGGAGAGCCTTCTACCTCCTGTTACACGGTCCCTATCTGTACCCGACTCCGGTTCTGTATGGGAAATGCAGAATCCGTCCTCACAGGCTTCTTGCACACCAAACCTCCCCACAGCCACGTCAAGCA CATGGGATGGTAGCAGTGTGTGGGACTTGCCTATAGACTCCGTGGCGAAGGCGCCGACCATCGAGCAGATGCAGCAGTTGGAGAAATCAAAGGCTGCAAAG TTGGAACTGGAGAGGCGCGAAGCTGAACTGAGAGCcaaaagagaagaagaagagaggaAACGACTGGAGGAGGCTCTGCGGGCTCGTCAAGAGGAGGAGCGTAAGcgcctggaggaggaggagctggcGAGACAAAAACAG GAGGACGCTCTAAGAcgacagagagaacaggaggagGCGCAACGGAGAAAAAAGGAGCAAGAAGAGAGACTAGCGCAGGAGGAAGCCCTGCGAAGACTTGAGGAGAGGagaagagaggaggaggagaggaagaaaAGGGAGGACTTCCTTCGCAAACAG GAGGAGGAGCGCAGAAAACAAGAGGAGCTGGAGGCATTAAGGAGGCGCGAGGAGGAGAAGCGAGCAGAGGAGGAGGctgcagcggcagcagcggcggcagcagcggcggctgCCCTTGCTCAGCAACAGCAGGAGGAGCAAAAGCGGAGGGAGCAGGAGGCGCAGAGACAGCAGGAGCTGCAGAGAcagaggcagcagcagcaggaggctCTCAGAAGactgcaacagcagcagcagcttgcaCAAATGAAG CTTCCGTTGTCATCCAAGTGGGGTCATCAGTCCGCCAACGCCAGCAACAAGAATCAGAACACCCTGTCACTGGCCGAGATCCAGAAACTGGAAGAGGAGCGGGAAAGACAGGCACTAGAAGAG CAGCAGCGTCAGCAGCAGGAGCTCCTGAAGCTGcagcagcaccaggccctgcagCAGGCCCAGCAGGCCCAGGCCAAGCTGTCGGGGTGGGGGCACGCCGCTAAGCAGCCCCCAGTGACCAAGTCTCTGCTGGAgattcagagggaggaagcgcaGCAGATGAAACAGAAGAAGGCGCCCCAACAGCAGCAACAGAATCACATCTTGGCCCAGCCGACCCGGCCGCAGAACAAAACT ACATCTCTGAGCAACTCCGTATGGGGTTCCGTGAACATCACCCCTTGCTCAAACTGGGCGGCGGACTCCAGCAGCATCTGGGGGGACACCCACAACTCCAACATGGGCTTCTGGGACGAAGCTGTGAAGGAGGCAGTCCAGCAGCCCCCGCCCACCAAGAAAGGAAATGCGCAGAAAAACAAGGGCAATGCCAATCTCAG TAATTTTACGAGTGGACGAGCCAACAAGaaggtggaggaggaagagaagctgcTCAGGTTATTCCAAGGGGTCAATAAGAGCCAGCAGGACGGCTTCATGCAGTGGTGCGAGCGCACTCTCCACAGCCTCAACACAGCCAACAATCTGGACG TTCCCACGTTTGCGTCGTTCCTCAAAGAAGTGGACTCACCGTACGAGGTGCACGACTACGTCAAGGCCTACCTGGGGGACACTCCCGAGGCCAAGGACTTTGCCAAGCAGTTCCTGGAGCGTCGTGCCAAACAGAACGCTAATCAGCAAAaaacgtcgccgccgccgcagcagaAGCAAGGGCAAGCCCTGAAACAGCAGCAG GATTCTGTGTGGGGAGGAACGGGATCATCAACGCTCTACCTGGGCAACCACACAAGTGGTCAGCACAAGCAACATCATcaacagccgccgccgccgcagcagcgCTTTGAGACGGTCACCTcagggaagaagaaaaagaagcagaAAATGGTCCGTGCGGATCCCAGCCTTCTAG GTTTTTCTGTTAACGCATCGTCCGAGAGACTGAACATGGGCGAGATTGAGACTGTGGAGGATTTTTAA